In Cotesia glomerata isolate CgM1 linkage group LG1, MPM_Cglom_v2.3, whole genome shotgun sequence, one genomic interval encodes:
- the LOC123275252 gene encoding tubulin polyglutamylase TTLL4-like, with translation MDVISRSYNHHVLVNSNNNSNSTSNSTSNDNSESNNLDELDLEEEIDLDPDFDDEDTQDETPDRSESIPTITDSESTEDIRKFPLRRSLFPFVPPYIIFNAFDSPGHELPSSLVKHLKWKLSCITPILVKKTVMNSGFRLLKNTDDWVAIWGKQMKSNCFKSLKDHQKFNHFPGTFQLGRKDRLWRNLSRFMSKYGKKEFNFVPRTYVLPQDLRNFRQVWEKSGGKEKWIIKPPASARGTGIRVVHRWSQIPKKRPLIVQQYLSKPLLIDGAKFDLRLYVLISSLNPLRIYIYPDGLVRFASVKYSDDINYLSDRLMHLTNYSINKNSSNYTSNDCADSCSGHKWTIKTLWSYLEKKGVNTRKIWTSIKDIMIKTIISTESSINSLTKINTSNRYNCFELFGVDILLDETYKPWLLEFNISPSLQSSSALDIAVKGPMIKNVFNIIGYRLPGSLPKREIKKLRSLYDYEDLVCQLPVLDKLVLSNEEKQKQNLYINLDREDYLDDILEDLTPDDLRCLIHHEDEISQTDKFERIFPAKHSSHYLDLFDVPRYYNMLIDAWENKYEDDRDEGITLLKKLCREMMHLESEAI, from the coding sequence ATGGACGTAATATCACGTAGCTACAATCATCACGTACTAGttaatagtaataacaatagtaatagTACTAGCAATAGTACTAGCAACGACAATAGCGAAAGTAATAATCTAGACGAATTAGACCTCGAAGAAGAAATAGACCTCGATCCCGATTTTGACGATGAGGACACTCAGGATGAGACGCCGGACAGGAGTGAGTCGATACCCACCATCACAGATTCCGAGTCGACGGAAGACATCAGAAAATTTCCCTTGCGTCGCAGTTTGTTTCCCTTCGTACCGCCGTATATCATATTTAATGCGTTCGATTCTCCTGGACATGAGCTACCATCCTCGCTGGTGAAGCATCTCAAGTGGAAGCTGAGCTGCATAACGCCGATACTGGTAAAAAAAACTGTGATGAACTCAGGATTTCGGTTGCTGAAAAATACCGACGACTGGGTGGCCATTTGGGGGAAACAGATGAAGTCAAATTGCTTTAAGTCGCTGAAGGACCACCAGAAGTTCAATCATTTTCCGGGTACATTCCAGCTCGGGCGTAAAGACCGTCTGTGGCGCAATCTTAGTAGATTCATGAGCAAGTACGGGAAGAAAGAGTTCAACTTTGTACCGCGCACTTACGTGTTGCCCCAGGACTTGCGTAATTTCCGTCAGGTTTGGGAAAAGAGTGGTGGCAAGGAAAAGTGGATTATAAAACCACCGGCTTCAGCGCGTGGAACGGGGATTCGTGTCGTCCATCGCTGGTCTCAGATTCCCAAAAAACGCCCGCTGATTGTTCAACAGTATCTGTCAAAGCCTCTTCTAATCGACGGGGCTAAATTTGACTTACGTTTGTATGTTCTTATTTCGAGCTTAAATCCTCTGAGGATATACATTTATCCCGACGGACTGGTGCGTTTTGCCTCTGTTAAGTACAGCGATGATATAAACTACCTCAGCGATCGTCTCATGCATCTAACAAACTacagtattaataaaaatagctcaAACTACACGAGTAACGATTGCGCCGATTCCTGCAGTGGCCATAAGTGGACCATCAAGACTTTGTGGTCGTATTTGGAGAAGAAAGGCGTCAATACTCGAAAAATTTGGACCTCCATCAAGGACATTATGATCAAAACAATCATCTCGACGGAGTCATCGATAAACTCATTGACGAAAATAAATACCTCGAATCGTTATAACTGTTTTGAGCTATTTGGCGTGGACATTTTGCTGGATGAGACTTACAAGCCTTGGTTGCTAGAGTTCAATATATCACCGTCCTTGCAATCTTCGTCGGCGCTGGACATCGCAGTAAAGGGCCCgatgattaaaaatgtattcaatATTATCGGCTATCGACTGCCAGGTAGTCTCCCAAAAcgcgaaattaaaaaattgagatcgTTGTATGACTATGAGGATCTCGTTTGCCAGCTCCCGGTACTTGACAAGTTGGTACTGTCGAATGAAGAAAAACAAAAGCAGAATTTGTACATCAATTTGGACAGAGAGGATTACTTGGATGACATACTTGAAGATTTGACACCGGATGACCTCAGGTGTTTGATACATCATGAAGACGAAATTAGCCAGACTGATAAGTTCGAAAGAATATTCCCGGCAAAACATTCGTCTCATTACTTAGATTTATTCGATGTGCCGAGGTATTATAATATGTTAATTGACGCTTGGGAAAACAAGTACGAAGACGATCGAGATGAGGGAATTACTTTGCTCAAAAAACTTTGCCGGGAGATGATGCACCTTGAAAGTGAAGcaatttga